Proteins from a genomic interval of Streptomyces sp. NBC_00820:
- a CDS encoding FdhF/YdeP family oxidoreductase, giving the protein MGDREFFEGDAEIQRQEAAAAGEPLEPRVGPVPKGPPKSKPYTHPAAGWGAAKAVTEFLVDEREVVVGSLEMFKMNQEDSHGFDCPGCAWPDTKGLALDLCENGIKHTSWEMTGKRVTREFFEQHTVSELFEWNDHDLEAQGRLTEPMVYDPETDHYVPISWADAFKLFGDTVRALENPNQASYYTSGRLGNEASFLYSLMARELGTNNQPDCANMCTEAGSRAMLVSLGTGKATVDLKDWESADAVFVMGINAASNAPRMLTPLAQLYREGKQLVHINPQVEAGATRTIIPHEILAMATFHATPTSNLNIQPRSAGDMALMRGIAKATLEMAKTDWRAVDGQFLERCTSGYEEYRRLVEATSWDEIVHQSGVAKEDILKAAAIYREADRSIITWGLGVNQHEHAVDTIREIINVLLLRGNIGREGAGAAPNRGHSNVQGNRTCGVTNAPSKEFLDKLAEVCGIDPPYEEGMDVIGTVEAMDRGDIKVFVGMSGNFALSSPDTRFTYASLRKVDLTVYVSTKLNRSHIVHGKRALILPCLGRTEKDVQAAGLQRISVEDGDSMVHLSQGNRQPASPHLLSEPAVIAGLARAALPDSGTPWEWYVEDYDRIRDTMAKVLYGFEDFNRRVRQPMGFRIEQPARERVFLTPSGRAEFSHAPLPDVVPRDGRLVLGAMRSHDQWNTTIYTDNDRYRGIHNLRTLVFMNGDDMSERGIEEFQPTVITAHAKDGTERTLKGFLAVKHDIPRGVAAGYMPELNQLISISDYSAQSDQPLMKQLNVTIEQDA; this is encoded by the coding sequence ATGGGCGATCGTGAGTTTTTCGAAGGTGACGCTGAGATCCAACGGCAGGAGGCGGCCGCCGCCGGTGAGCCACTGGAGCCACGAGTGGGCCCGGTGCCGAAAGGGCCGCCCAAGTCGAAGCCGTACACGCATCCAGCGGCGGGCTGGGGTGCGGCCAAGGCCGTCACCGAGTTCCTGGTCGACGAGCGCGAGGTCGTGGTGGGCTCGCTCGAGATGTTCAAGATGAACCAGGAGGACAGCCACGGCTTCGACTGTCCGGGCTGCGCGTGGCCCGACACCAAGGGCCTGGCGCTGGACCTGTGCGAGAACGGCATCAAGCACACCTCATGGGAGATGACGGGCAAGCGCGTCACCCGCGAGTTCTTCGAGCAGCACACCGTCAGTGAGCTGTTCGAATGGAACGACCACGACCTCGAGGCGCAGGGCCGGCTGACCGAGCCGATGGTCTACGACCCGGAGACCGACCACTATGTGCCGATCAGTTGGGCGGACGCCTTCAAGCTGTTCGGCGACACCGTCCGCGCGCTGGAGAACCCGAACCAGGCCTCGTACTACACCTCGGGGCGGCTGGGTAACGAGGCTTCCTTCCTCTACTCGCTGATGGCCCGCGAGCTCGGCACCAACAACCAGCCCGACTGCGCCAACATGTGCACGGAGGCCGGCAGCCGCGCGATGCTGGTCTCGCTCGGCACCGGCAAGGCCACCGTGGACCTCAAGGACTGGGAGAGCGCCGACGCCGTCTTCGTGATGGGCATCAACGCCGCGTCCAACGCGCCGCGCATGCTCACCCCGCTGGCTCAGCTCTACCGTGAGGGCAAGCAGCTCGTACACATCAACCCGCAGGTCGAGGCGGGCGCCACCCGCACGATCATCCCGCACGAGATCCTGGCGATGGCGACCTTCCACGCCACCCCGACCAGCAACCTGAACATCCAGCCGCGGTCCGCCGGCGACATGGCGCTGATGCGCGGCATCGCCAAGGCCACCCTGGAGATGGCCAAGACCGACTGGCGCGCCGTCGACGGGCAGTTCCTGGAGCGCTGCACGAGCGGCTACGAGGAGTACCGGCGGCTGGTCGAGGCGACCTCCTGGGACGAGATCGTCCACCAGTCGGGCGTGGCCAAGGAGGACATCCTCAAGGCCGCCGCGATCTACCGCGAGGCCGACCGGTCGATCATCACCTGGGGTCTCGGCGTCAACCAGCACGAGCACGCCGTCGACACCATCCGCGAGATCATCAACGTGCTGCTGCTGCGCGGCAACATCGGCCGCGAGGGCGCCGGCGCCGCGCCCAACCGCGGCCACAGCAACGTGCAGGGCAACCGCACCTGTGGTGTCACCAACGCCCCTTCGAAGGAGTTCCTCGACAAGCTCGCCGAGGTCTGCGGGATCGACCCGCCGTACGAGGAGGGGATGGACGTCATCGGCACCGTCGAGGCGATGGACCGCGGCGACATCAAGGTCTTCGTCGGCATGTCGGGCAACTTCGCGCTCTCCTCGCCCGACACCAGGTTCACCTACGCGAGCCTGCGGAAGGTGGACCTGACCGTCTACGTCAGCACCAAGCTCAACCGCAGTCACATCGTCCACGGCAAGCGGGCGCTGATCCTGCCGTGCCTGGGCCGCACCGAGAAGGACGTCCAGGCGGCCGGTCTGCAGCGGATCTCCGTCGAGGACGGCGATTCGATGGTCCACCTCTCGCAGGGCAACCGGCAGCCGGCCTCACCGCATCTGCTCTCCGAGCCCGCGGTCATCGCCGGTCTCGCCCGGGCGGCGCTGCCGGACTCCGGCACCCCGTGGGAGTGGTACGTCGAGGACTACGACCGCATTCGCGACACCATGGCGAAGGTCCTGTACGGCTTCGAGGACTTCAACCGGCGTGTCCGGCAGCCGATGGGCTTCCGGATCGAGCAGCCCGCCCGCGAGCGGGTGTTCCTCACCCCCTCCGGACGCGCCGAGTTCTCACACGCTCCGCTGCCCGACGTGGTGCCCCGCGACGGAAGACTCGTCCTGGGCGCGATGCGCTCACACGACCAGTGGAACACCACGATCTACACCGACAACGACCGCTACCGGGGCATCCACAACCTGCGCACGCTCGTCTTCATGAACGGCGACGACATGAGCGAGCGCGGCATCGAGGAGTTCCAGCCGACCGTGATCACGGCACACGCCAAGGACGGCACCGAGCGCACGCTGAAAGGCTTCCTCGCGGTCAAGCACGACATCCCGCGCGGCGTCGCCGCCGGCTACATGCCGGAGCTGAACCAGCTGATCTCGATCAGCGACTACAGCGCCCAGAGCGATCAGCCGCTGATGAAACAGCTGAACGTCACGATCGAACAAGACGCCTGA
- a CDS encoding AAA family ATPase, producing the protein MRSSFAHGLVIGKFYPPHSGHHFLIRSAADACARVTVVVMAAGHESIPLAERVAWISEHWAGDPHVAVVGIVDDLPVDYDSETAWDGHVALMREAVAAAPPAPDVDAVFSSEPYCTELARRFDAAPVLLDLGRTTFAVSGTQVRADPVGRWEEIEPPVRAWLARRVVVLGAESTGTTTLSRDLATALRARGGPHALTRWVPEYGRELTVAKLASARAVARPAEPLPAMSDLEWHDTDFELVAHRQNQSEQHAARTGGPVLVCDTDALATAVWQERYRGRATDPVRKAAAAMPPRALYLLTSDEGVPFDDDGLRDGEHLRPWMTERFRDVLTASGAAWLELRGDRPTRVAAALRAVDRLLLDGWDLADPLG; encoded by the coding sequence ATGAGATCGTCCTTCGCCCACGGGCTGGTCATCGGCAAGTTCTATCCACCCCACTCCGGTCACCACTTCCTGATCCGCTCCGCCGCGGACGCCTGCGCGCGCGTCACGGTCGTCGTCATGGCGGCCGGTCACGAGTCGATACCCCTCGCGGAACGCGTCGCCTGGATCAGCGAGCACTGGGCCGGCGATCCCCACGTCGCCGTCGTCGGCATCGTCGACGACCTGCCGGTGGACTACGACAGCGAAACCGCCTGGGACGGCCATGTCGCCCTGATGCGCGAGGCCGTCGCCGCCGCCCCGCCCGCCCCCGACGTGGACGCGGTCTTCAGCTCCGAGCCCTACTGCACCGAACTCGCTCGCCGCTTCGACGCCGCACCGGTCCTGCTGGACCTCGGCCGTACCACCTTCGCGGTCTCCGGCACCCAGGTCCGGGCCGACCCCGTCGGTCGCTGGGAGGAGATCGAACCGCCGGTGCGCGCCTGGCTCGCCCGGCGCGTCGTCGTCCTCGGCGCGGAGTCCACCGGTACGACCACGCTCTCCCGGGACCTCGCCACCGCCCTGCGGGCCCGCGGCGGCCCGCACGCGCTCACCCGCTGGGTACCCGAGTACGGACGCGAACTGACCGTTGCCAAACTCGCCTCCGCCCGCGCGGTCGCCCGCCCCGCCGAGCCGCTGCCGGCCATGTCCGACCTGGAGTGGCACGACACGGACTTCGAGCTGGTCGCACACCGTCAGAACCAGAGCGAGCAGCACGCGGCCCGCACCGGCGGACCGGTGCTCGTGTGCGACACCGACGCGTTGGCCACGGCCGTCTGGCAGGAACGCTACAGAGGCCGCGCCACCGACCCCGTCCGGAAGGCGGCCGCGGCCATGCCGCCGCGCGCCCTTTACCTGCTCACCTCCGACGAGGGCGTTCCCTTCGACGACGACGGCCTGCGCGACGGTGAACACCTGCGCCCCTGGATGACCGAACGCTTCCGCGATGTCCTCACCGCCTCCGGCGCCGCGTGGCTCGAACTGCGAGGCGACCGCCCCACACGCGTGGCCGCCGCGCTCCGTGCCGTCGACCGGCTTCTGCTCGACGGCTGGGACCTGGCGGATCCGCTCGGCTGA
- a CDS encoding class I SAM-dependent methyltransferase, whose translation MNRWEELTGGTSGHAYAARFAALAEGGEDVHGEARFCAALVPAGARVLDAGCGTGRVMIRLAELGYDCVGVDLDASMLAVARREVPELPWFQADLTEFDPDLLGIVADFDLVVVAGNVFPLLAAGTEAHAVERLAAVLRPGGLLVAGFGLDRAHLPVPPGIALPEYDKCCAEAGLTLVDRFATWDADPYDGGGYAVSVHRR comes from the coding sequence ATGAACCGTTGGGAAGAGCTGACCGGAGGGACGTCCGGGCACGCCTATGCCGCACGGTTCGCGGCACTGGCCGAGGGCGGCGAGGACGTGCACGGTGAGGCGCGCTTCTGTGCCGCGCTCGTGCCCGCGGGGGCGCGCGTGCTGGACGCCGGGTGCGGTACCGGGCGGGTCATGATCCGGCTCGCGGAGCTGGGGTACGACTGCGTCGGGGTGGATCTCGACGCGTCGATGCTGGCGGTGGCGCGGCGGGAGGTGCCGGAACTTCCCTGGTTCCAGGCGGATCTGACCGAGTTCGACCCGGACCTGCTCGGCATCGTCGCGGACTTCGATCTCGTGGTCGTCGCGGGCAACGTGTTCCCGCTGCTCGCCGCCGGTACCGAGGCTCATGCGGTCGAGCGCCTGGCCGCGGTGCTGCGCCCGGGCGGTCTGCTCGTCGCCGGCTTCGGCCTGGACCGGGCCCATCTGCCGGTGCCGCCCGGCATTGCTTTGCCGGAGTACGACAAGTGCTGCGCCGAGGCCGGTCTCACCCTCGTCGACCGCTTCGCCACCTGGGACGCGGACCCGTACGACGGCGGCGGTTATGCCGTCAGCGTCCACCGCAGGTGA
- a CDS encoding polysaccharide lyase family 7 protein encodes MGERRADLAGPRVRCARTSVYEAKYVVSDGQIKAYYNGTLEATIAYTGSGNYFKAGAYVQANCTNSSPCSSTNYGETNAYSVTVSHT; translated from the coding sequence GTGGGGGAGAGACGGGCCGACCTGGCCGGGCCACGCGTCCGCTGCGCCCGCACGTCCGTCTATGAGGCCAAGTACGTCGTCAGCGACGGCCAGATCAAGGCGTACTACAACGGCACCCTGGAGGCGACGATCGCGTACACCGGCTCCGGCAACTACTTCAAGGCCGGCGCCTACGTCCAGGCCAACTGCACAAACTCCAGCCCCTGCAGTTCCACCAACTACGGTGAGACCAACGCCTACAGCGTCACCGTCAGCCATACCTGA
- the pnuC gene encoding nicotinamide riboside transporter PnuC: MSVSDALGALVAPLNHQLFQVGQDAVTWSELLGFGTGAVCVWLCVRVSVWNFPVGIANNLFFLVLFWSARLYADAALQVVYLVLAAYGWLMWLRGGERRSRLRMGHASRSSLLVLAALVVLATWGLTVLLTRVHDVAPFWDALTTALSLAAQWLLNAKQIENWWFWIAADLVYIPLYFVKALDLTAIVYTLFLAMCLTGWRSWRRELAAARPSDGETVPDRTVTA, translated from the coding sequence ATGTCTGTCTCGGACGCGCTCGGCGCCTTGGTCGCGCCACTGAACCACCAGTTGTTCCAGGTCGGCCAGGATGCCGTCACATGGTCCGAGCTGCTCGGCTTCGGCACGGGGGCCGTCTGCGTGTGGCTGTGCGTCAGGGTCAGTGTGTGGAACTTCCCCGTGGGCATCGCCAACAACCTCTTCTTCCTGGTGCTGTTCTGGAGTGCCCGCCTCTACGCGGACGCCGCACTCCAGGTCGTCTACCTGGTCCTCGCCGCCTACGGCTGGCTGATGTGGCTGCGTGGCGGAGAGCGGCGCTCGCGCCTGCGCATGGGCCACGCGTCCAGGTCTTCGCTGCTCGTCCTGGCGGCACTGGTGGTCCTGGCCACCTGGGGGCTGACGGTGCTGCTGACACGTGTCCACGACGTCGCGCCCTTCTGGGACGCGCTCACCACGGCGCTGTCGCTGGCCGCGCAGTGGCTGCTCAACGCGAAGCAGATCGAGAACTGGTGGTTCTGGATCGCCGCCGACCTCGTCTACATCCCCCTCTACTTCGTCAAAGCGCTGGACCTCACCGCCATCGTCTACACGTTGTTCCTGGCCATGTGCCTGACCGGATGGCGGTCCTGGCGGCGCGAACTGGCCGCCGCCCGACCCTCCGACGGAGAAACCGTCCCGGACCGGACGGTGACCGCATGA